From Oncorhynchus mykiss isolate Arlee chromosome 6, USDA_OmykA_1.1, whole genome shotgun sequence, the proteins below share one genomic window:
- the LOC110514404 gene encoding beta-1,3-galactosyltransferase 2-like gives MYVDVEPQAESEDYLDTISIQDWPSITPTTGLATPPPYVSRGPYHVQYPHEYSFILDEPKKCREQNPFLVLMVPVAPYNRDAREAVRRTWGSERQVLGREVRLFFLLGLPSGEETEQLQEKVLQESKEHQDLLQSDFIDSYKNLTIKTMVMMEWLSSRCPNASYAMKIDSDMFLNVNTLVNMLLHAPTQNYMTGMVESSAAVLRDPRSKWYLPKEVFPEPVYPPYALGLGYVFTLDLPRKLVAASRHVKAVYIEDVYLGLCMRHLGIRPTAPPSGNLFQGYAGAQDRCHYMAVITTILNTPQELLDVWRNLHQPGPVCY, from the coding sequence ATGTATGTTGACGTTGAACCACAAGCTGAATCAGAAGATTACCTGGACACAATATCCATTCAGGACTGGCCATCAATAACACCGACCACTGGACTGGCCACTCCTCCTCCGTATGTGTCCCGAGGACCGTACCATGTACAATACCCACATGAGTACTCTTTCATCCTGGATGAGCCAAAGAAATGCCGGGAGCAGAACCCCTTCCTGGTTCTGATGGTGCCAGTGGCGCCCTATAACAGGGACGCCCGTGAGGCCGTCCGCAGGACTTGGGGCAGTGAGAGGCAGGTACTGGGCAGAGAGGTTCGTCTGTTCTTCCTGCTGGGACTGCCcagtggagaggagacagagcagCTCCAGGAGAAGGTGCTGCAGGAGAGCAAAGAGCACCAGGATCTTCTGCAGAGCGACTtcatagacagctacaaaaaccTGACCATCAAGACCATGGTGATGATGGAGTGGCTGAGCTCTCGCTGCCCCAACGCCTCCTACGCCATGAAGATCGACTCAGACATGTTCCTCAACGTGAACACCTTGGTCAACATGCTGCTTCACGCTCCAACGCAGAACTACATGACTGGAATGGTGGAAAGTAGCGCCGCAGTTCTCCGGGACCCGAGGTCCAAATGGTACCTTCCAAAGGAGGTGTTTCCTGAACCAGTATATCCACCTTATGCTCTGGGCCTGGGCTATGTCTTCACCTTAGACCTCCCCAGGAAGCTGGTGGCGGCGTCCAGGCATGTTAAAGCCGTCTACATAGAGGATGTGTATCTGGGACTGTGTATGAGACACCTGGGCATCCGGCCAACCGCCCCCCCCAGTGGAAACCTTTTTCAGGGGTATGCAGGAGCCCAGGACCGCTGTCACTACATGGCTGTTATCACGACCATCCTCAACACTCCTCAGGAGCTTCTGGACGTGTGGAGAAACTTGCACCAACCTGGGCCTGTCTGTTATTGA
- the LOC110511757 gene encoding beta-1,3-galactosyltransferase 1-like, translating into MMGVCHNFWTQRPPPDAYDAQPLIAKQCTDDSQKGEDKTQLKKRRWCRNSCLCLFLFLVVMMIVVILAVDLKERISPSTTKPAANMSVAILAAPPPYVSRGPYHVQYPHEYSFILDEPEKCREQNPFLVLMVPVAPYNREAREAVRRTWGSERQVLGKEVRLFFLLGLPSGEETEQLQEKVLQESKEHQDLLQSDFIDSYKNLTIKTMVMMEWLSSRCPNASYAMKIDSDMFLNVNTLVNMLLHAPKQNYQTGLVARRGAVLRDHNSKWYLPKEVFPEPVYPPYALGLGYVFTLDLPRKLVEASRHVKAVYIEDVYLGLCMRHLGIRPTDPPSGNLFQGYAGAQDRCHYMAVITTILNTPQELLDVWRNLHQPGPVCH; encoded by the exons ATGATGGGGGTCTGCCACAACTTCTGGACCCAGCGCCCCCCACCTGACGCCTATGATGCCCAGCCCCTCATCGCTAAACAATG TACTGATGATAGCCAGAAGGGGGAGGACAAAACACAGCTCAAAAAGAGACGCTGGTGTCGCAACAGCTGCCTTTGCCTGTTTCTGTTCCTGGTCGTGATGATGATTGTGGTCATCCTGGCAGTTGACCTCAAAGAAAGGATCTCACCTTCAACAACCAAGCCAGCAGCAAACATGTCAGTTGCGATTCTGGCCGCTCCTCCCCCGTACGTGTCCCGAGGACCGTACCATGTACAATACCCACATGAGTACTCCTTCATCCTGGATGAGCCAGAGAAATGCCGGGAGCAGAACCCCTTCCTGGTTCTGATGGTGCCAGTGGCGCCCTATAACAGGGAGGCCCGTGAGGCCGTCCGCAGGACTTGGGGCAGTGAGAGGCAGGTACTGGGCAAAGAGGTCCGTCTGTTCTTCCTGCTGGGACTGCCcagtggagaggagacagagcagCTCCAGGAGAAGGTGCTGCAGGAGAGCAAAGAACACCAGGATCTGCTGCAGAGCGACTtcatagacagctacaaaaaccTGACCATCAAGACCATGGTGATGATGGAGTGGCTGAGCTCTCGCTGCCCCAACGCCTCCTACGCCATGAAGATCGACTCAGACATGTTCCTCAACGTGAACACCTTGGTCAACATGCTGCTTCACGCTCCAAAGCAGAACTACCAGACTGGACTAGTGGCCCGACGGGGCGCTGTTCTAAGAGACCATAACTCCAAATGGTACCTTCCAAAGGAGGTGTTTCCTGAACCGGTATATCCACCTTATGCTCTGGGCCTGGGCTATGTCTTCACCTTAGACCTCCCCAGGAAGCTGGTGGAGGCGTCCAGGCATGTTAAAGCCGTCTACATAGAGGATGTGTATCTGGGACTGTGTATGAGACACCTGGGCATCCGGCCAACTGACCCCCCCAGTGGAAACCTTTTTCAGGGGTATGCAGGAGCCCAGGACCGCTGTCACTACATGGCTGTTATCACAACCATCCTCAACACTCCTCAGGAGCTTCTGGACGTGTGGAGAAACTTGCACCAACCTGGGCCTGTCTGTCATTGA